One window from the genome of Planctomycetaceae bacterium encodes:
- a CDS encoding dicarboxylate/amino acid:cation symporter yields the protein MSDPDQEKSQKSASLLTRWNQMPLYWRILIALVAGLFTGLLLGSRAVVFELPSKVILQLLGALAPPLILIAVTHVLMTTEITRKTAGRLAGLLILNTTMAIVIGLGVANIMKPGTWATFDAPTSTTESEHGDGPVSPVDLLVANVPRSILGPLGDKQNIIGVIFIAVAFGVALRDMREKPIANVQDLVEIAYDVLLKVLHWIIALVPLGVFAIVAKVVGTEGFGPFKAMGAFILAVIVALLLQTLWYLIRIRLFSWVPPIHMLRSMRDALVMAFSTDSSTATMPVTYACLKEKVGVREESASMGALVGANFNNDGTALYEAMAALFVAQLIGQELTMTQQLIIVLTSIIASVGAAGIPEAGLVTMTLVFSAVGLPTEYIALLLTVDWFLDRCRTTINVLGDVNVSCLLDGKVKPAETTADAT from the coding sequence ATGAGCGATCCTGATCAGGAAAAATCACAAAAGAGTGCCAGTCTGCTGACCCGCTGGAATCAGATGCCACTTTACTGGCGCATCCTGATCGCACTCGTTGCTGGTCTGTTCACAGGTCTGCTGCTGGGCAGTCGGGCCGTTGTTTTCGAATTGCCAAGCAAGGTTATTCTTCAGCTTCTTGGCGCGCTGGCTCCGCCATTGATTCTGATTGCGGTCACACACGTTCTGATGACCACCGAAATTACCAGAAAGACAGCTGGCCGACTGGCGGGCCTTTTAATCCTGAATACCACAATGGCCATTGTGATTGGATTGGGTGTTGCCAATATCATGAAGCCTGGAACGTGGGCAACGTTCGATGCACCGACGTCAACAACAGAGTCTGAGCATGGTGATGGTCCGGTTTCACCTGTTGATCTTCTTGTTGCCAATGTCCCCAGAAGTATTCTGGGACCACTGGGTGATAAACAGAACATCATAGGCGTCATATTCATTGCAGTTGCATTCGGTGTCGCCCTGCGTGATATGAGAGAAAAGCCGATTGCCAACGTGCAGGATCTGGTTGAAATCGCGTACGACGTCCTGCTAAAGGTCCTGCACTGGATCATTGCCCTGGTGCCGCTTGGCGTTTTTGCCATCGTTGCAAAAGTTGTCGGAACGGAAGGCTTTGGTCCCTTCAAAGCGATGGGCGCATTCATTCTTGCAGTGATCGTTGCACTTCTGCTGCAAACACTCTGGTACCTGATTCGCATCCGGCTGTTTTCGTGGGTGCCACCGATCCACATGCTGAGAAGTATGAGAGATGCTCTGGTCATGGCATTCTCCACTGACAGCTCAACAGCAACGATGCCCGTGACTTACGCCTGTCTGAAGGAAAAAGTGGGCGTCCGCGAAGAATCGGCCAGCATGGGCGCGCTCGTGGGAGCGAACTTCAACAACGACGGAACCGCGCTTTATGAAGCCATGGCAGCATTGTTCGTCGCTCAGCTCATCGGCCAGGAACTTACGATGACGCAGCAGCTGATTATTGTGCTGACGTCGATCATCGCGTCTGTCGGCGCGGCCGGAATTCCGGAAGCCGGCCTGGTGACCATGACACTCGTCTTCAGCGCGGTCGGTTTGCCAACTGAATATATCGCTCTGTTACTCACCGTCGACTGGTTCCTTGATCGATGCCGTACAACCATCAATGTGCTGGGCGACGTCAACGTCAGTTGTCTCCTGGACGGCAAAGTCAAGCCGGCTGAAACGACGGCGGACGCGACCTGA
- a CDS encoding sulfatase, with amino-acid sequence MTKLPVKELPVTHKYRVTLLNGIRTLSFGVAIFFCLASVTSAADHMNVLFIAADDLRNDLACYGHSMVRTPNLDRLAQRGVVFDRAYCQQAVCNPSRASLMTGRHPDSLQIWDLPTHFRDRNPNAVTLPEHFKQQGYFTQNIGKIFHNWIHEVQGDPQSWSVPAVMHFANHGRDQAVVEGEIPPSSAIDPKCDCRDVPDDAYFDGRVAKLAVEAISQLKHSQQPFFLAVGFWKPHSPFNAPKKYWDLYERDQIPLPRHAEWPTDAPRIAWHDSREILGVKTRKITEENIREMRHGYLANISYMDAQIGKVLDALDHNDLTRHTVVVFWSDHGYHLGEQTLWAKTSNFELDARVPLIIATPGMTTAGKRTDSLAELTDLYPTLIELCGLPSREGLDGRSLVPVLSNVHSSVRDVALTQHPRPAYYDREPDKQPTHMGYSIRSATHRYTEWRDWKTGQTTDRELYDHVNDPDETRNIANQAEQRDVVAQHSAMLTEQQPIVRPEWKQQ; translated from the coding sequence ATGACAAAGCTTCCCGTGAAAGAGCTTCCCGTGACTCACAAGTACCGCGTGACACTGTTGAATGGTATCCGTACCTTGTCCTTTGGCGTGGCGATTTTTTTCTGCCTGGCTTCTGTGACATCTGCGGCCGACCACATGAATGTTCTGTTCATCGCCGCGGACGATCTGCGAAATGATTTGGCGTGTTATGGCCACTCAATGGTCAGGACACCAAATCTGGATCGTCTGGCACAACGCGGTGTTGTGTTTGATCGTGCGTATTGCCAGCAGGCCGTCTGCAATCCATCGCGTGCCTCTCTGATGACGGGACGGCATCCTGACAGCCTGCAAATCTGGGATCTGCCGACACACTTTCGCGACAGGAATCCAAATGCTGTCACCCTCCCGGAACACTTCAAACAACAGGGCTATTTCACCCAGAACATCGGAAAGATCTTTCACAACTGGATCCATGAAGTCCAGGGGGACCCTCAATCGTGGAGCGTTCCGGCTGTGATGCATTTTGCCAATCATGGCCGGGACCAAGCCGTTGTTGAAGGTGAAATACCTCCCAGTTCTGCGATCGATCCCAAATGTGATTGCCGAGATGTTCCTGATGATGCGTATTTTGACGGACGCGTTGCGAAGCTCGCAGTCGAAGCAATCAGCCAACTCAAGCACAGCCAGCAGCCGTTCTTTCTTGCCGTGGGTTTCTGGAAACCACACTCACCCTTTAACGCGCCAAAAAAATACTGGGATTTGTACGAACGCGATCAGATCCCCCTGCCCCGGCATGCTGAATGGCCAACCGATGCGCCCCGAATTGCCTGGCATGACAGTCGTGAAATCCTTGGCGTAAAAACTCGCAAGATCACGGAGGAGAATATTCGTGAAATGCGACATGGATACCTGGCAAACATCAGCTACATGGACGCACAAATCGGAAAAGTACTTGATGCACTCGACCATAACGACCTCACCCGGCACACTGTCGTCGTCTTCTGGTCAGACCACGGTTATCATCTGGGAGAGCAGACTTTGTGGGCAAAGACGTCCAACTTCGAACTGGATGCTCGTGTTCCTCTGATCATAGCGACGCCCGGCATGACGACTGCCGGCAAAAGAACAGATTCACTGGCAGAACTGACCGATCTTTATCCGACGCTCATCGAACTCTGTGGCCTTCCCTCCCGTGAAGGTCTGGATGGCCGAAGTCTGGTCCCGGTACTTTCAAACGTCCACAGCAGCGTGCGTGATGTCGCACTTACGCAGCACCCGCGGCCAGCATATTACGACCGCGAACCAGACAAGCAGCCCACACATATGGGCTACTCAATCCGCTCTGCAACGCACCGTTACACCGAATGGCGCGACTGGAAAACAGGACAAACCACGGATCGTGAACTCTACGATCACGTCAATGATCCTGATGAAACCCGCAACATCGCGAATCAGGCCGAGCAACGCGATGTTGTAGCACAACATTCCGCCATGCTTACCGAACAGCAACCAATTGTTCGGCCGGAATGGAAACAGCAGTAA
- a CDS encoding efflux RND transporter periplasmic adaptor subunit, with protein sequence MTIQRSTIARNGRQRFLYGCLVVTLLSGCQKQAASSLNEVSGQKDLPQIRVDVIAVDRVKWPTIVRSHGSLVPDEVAVIGSRIDGRVSQVDVDLGDRVTQGMTLVTIGQAEFQLRVEQAEAQLLQARSAVGLRPGDPVAQLQPENAPPVLEHKALWNEARGNLDRAEMLLAKNSITASEIDQIKAAAAVAEARFKSALNSVHEKIAQIGVREAELALAKEQLADTTIVAPFDGLIQSRDVSPGTYLRTGDAVATLVRTDTLRFRGTLPERFSLDISVGQSVELEIESVATPVKVPVTRISPAVDLTSRSLLFEAVVDNSAGSLRSGLFAEARIVTDETSTTVAIPHSALVEFAGAEKVWKVVDGVAKEQQVLTGERRADGIEILQGLQPGDMILSDGREGMVASVLPNTGDESLATSSNSAAEDNAAEDNAAEDNAASHADGGNGEHAE encoded by the coding sequence GTGACCATTCAGCGTTCCACGATTGCCCGAAACGGTAGACAGCGATTTCTGTATGGCTGTCTGGTGGTGACCCTGCTTTCCGGATGCCAGAAACAGGCCGCTTCGTCTCTGAACGAGGTTTCCGGCCAGAAGGATCTTCCTCAGATTCGGGTCGATGTGATCGCGGTGGATCGGGTGAAATGGCCGACAATCGTGCGAAGCCATGGTAGTCTGGTGCCGGATGAAGTTGCGGTGATTGGCAGCCGAATAGATGGACGTGTTTCCCAGGTTGATGTGGATCTGGGCGATCGTGTGACTCAGGGAATGACGCTGGTGACCATCGGTCAGGCAGAATTTCAGTTAAGAGTCGAGCAGGCGGAGGCTCAGCTGCTTCAGGCCAGGTCTGCGGTAGGGCTGCGGCCCGGAGATCCAGTGGCTCAGTTACAGCCAGAGAATGCGCCTCCTGTGCTCGAACACAAAGCTCTCTGGAATGAAGCACGCGGTAATCTTGACCGTGCAGAAATGCTGCTGGCAAAGAATTCAATCACCGCGTCAGAGATTGATCAAATCAAGGCCGCTGCTGCAGTCGCTGAAGCGAGGTTTAAGTCGGCCCTGAATTCGGTGCATGAGAAGATCGCTCAGATCGGTGTCCGCGAAGCAGAACTTGCGCTGGCGAAAGAACAATTGGCAGATACAACCATCGTCGCTCCCTTTGACGGACTGATCCAGAGTCGGGATGTTTCCCCCGGCACCTATCTGCGGACCGGCGATGCTGTGGCAACACTGGTCCGCACAGATACCCTGCGATTTCGTGGTACGCTCCCTGAGCGTTTTTCACTGGATATTTCGGTTGGCCAGTCCGTGGAGCTGGAGATAGAGTCTGTTGCGACTCCGGTGAAAGTCCCCGTCACGCGGATCAGTCCGGCAGTGGACCTCACCAGCCGGTCACTTTTGTTTGAGGCGGTTGTCGATAATTCTGCCGGAAGCCTCCGCAGCGGATTGTTCGCAGAAGCTCGAATCGTTACGGACGAAACGTCAACCACAGTTGCAATTCCTCACAGTGCCCTGGTCGAGTTTGCCGGCGCAGAGAAGGTATGGAAGGTTGTGGATGGAGTTGCCAAAGAGCAGCAGGTCTTGACAGGAGAGCGTCGGGCGGACGGCATCGAGATTCTTCAGGGGTTGCAGCCAGGCGATATGATTCTGAGCGATGGTCGCGAAGGGATGGTGGCTTCGGTGCTGCCGAACACAGGCGATGAATCACTCGCGACATCGAGCAACTCCGCAGCCGAGGACAATGCAGCCGAGGACAATGCAGCCGAGGACAATGCAGCCAGCCATGCCGACGGTGGAAATGGTGAGCACGCTGAGTAG